A single window of Venturia canescens isolate UGA chromosome 3, ASM1945775v1, whole genome shotgun sequence DNA harbors:
- the LOC122408017 gene encoding sentrin-specific protease-like, whose product MDASTQTEVGRKSFAQQTDGGKGEWVKEDKEVEIVREIKGRKDEEDVAIIAVFCPIASNKKTRDVKTQTASSTKEKGMQTEWMLHVIEVEESRRSNRDLLLRYIQRQWDLIEVREAFKVPAILSPIREVEDKGEEWKKWGPGEFVWIEDDKENDKNNDNEKKKEETKKKDKENTGEKVNNKDVNEKKRKRNENNGQQETKRIKEEAERKDKENIENKNDNNENKRKRTSNDGEKQVKKIKKGDEEDNDNEINNEKKGKKNDNNGQQSTRKVKEEDLQTLEGTRWLNDEIINSYFDLISKERTFGQRVYAMSSFFFPRLHLNGYEAVRRWTKKINIFKYDKVLVPVHLGNHWCLAIINFENKTIIYYDSFKGKNPRYLETLLQYLIKEAGQKEEKPIIKEEWHLATKQDIPRQTNGYDCGVFVCMYARNEIFGGEMDFTQNDMPQVRQRMMRELQAGNIEI is encoded by the coding sequence ATGGACGCAAGCACACAGACTGAAGTTGGGCGAAAGAGCTTCGCCCAACAAACAGACGGAGGAAAGGGAGAATGGGTGAAAGAGGATAAGGAGGTGGAGATAGTGAGGGAGATAAAGGGAAGGAAGGATGAGGAAGACGTCGCCATTATTGCGGTGTTTTGCCCAATTGCGTCGAATAAAAAGACGAGGGATGTGAAGACGCAAACCGCGTCTTCAACAAAGGAAAAGGGGATGCAGACGGAATGGATGCTCCACGTGATTGAGGTGGAAGAATCACGGAGGTCGAATCGGGACCTACTCCTTCGATACATCCAACGCCAGTGGGATTTGATCGAAGTGAGGGAGGCATTTAAAGTGCCGGCCATCCTTTCACCCATAAGGGAAGTTGAGGACAAGGGGGAAGAATGGAAGAAATGGGGACCAGGAGAGTTTGTATGGATTGAGGACGACAAGGAGAACGACAAGAACAAcgacaacgaaaaaaagaaggaggagacaaagaaaaaagacaaagaAAACACAGGAGAAAAAGTTAACAACAAGGATGTGaacgagaagaagagaaaaagaaacgaaaacaatggacAACAAGAAACAAAGAGGATAAAGGAGGAGGCAGAAAGAAAAGACAAGGAGAACATAGAAAACAAGAATGACAACAACGAAAACAAGAGGAAAAGGACAAGCAATGACGGGGAAAAGCaagtaaagaaaataaaaaagggagaCGAAGAAGACAATGACAACGAAATCAACAACGAAaagaagggaaagaaaaatgataacAATGGACAACAAAGCACAAGAAAAGTAAAAGAGGAAGATCTGCAAACGTTGGAAGGGACAAGATGGCTGAACGACGAGATCATCAATTCATATTTTGATTTGATCAGCAAGGAGAGAACTTTCGGACAACGGGTATACGCGATGagttcatttttcttcccaaGACTGCATCTGAATGGCTATGAGGCAGTGAGAAGATGGACGAAGAAGATTAACATCTTCAAATATGACAAGGTGCTTGTTCCCGTGCATTTGGGAAACCATTGGTGCCTCGCCAtcatcaatttcgaaaataaaaccaTCATTTATTATGATAGttttaaaggaaaaaatcccAGATATTTGGAGACTCTTCTCCAATATTTAATCAAGGAAGCAGGGCAAAAAGAAGAGAAGCCGATAATCAAGGAAGAATGGCATCTGGCAACGAAACAAGACATCCCTCGCCAAACAAACGGGTACGATTGTGGAGTATTCGTTTGCATGTACGCCCGAAACGAGATCTTCGGAGGAGAAATGGATTTCACCCAGAACGATATGCCTCAAGTGAGACAGAGAATGATGCGAGAATTGCAGgcaggaaatattgaaatataa